One segment of Nomia melanderi isolate GNS246 chromosome 10, iyNomMela1, whole genome shotgun sequence DNA contains the following:
- the LOC143174990 gene encoding uncharacterized protein LOC143174990 isoform X4, translating to MIEVTVKTLDSQNHAFTLEDDQITVRDFKEHIAEAVSVPAETQRLIYCGKVLRNEKKLNDYDVNGKVIHLVQLAPPQPGQRRNDEGHAQTQTHTAQVLRNPRSTRYRLARTQMHGNAMYVGAMSVPAEIIEGPALPVPQLSNSLSNSRLVLATRMLQRANVLVERLANPNIPLHPPSSESNQSFSPQQAQTQQAETEHFANNSRASVTTRLTEATAAAIAAALSATGANNVTLLRAGNSRGGIETVLLNDNNEDNQSESQQSQEPQSEQQGPTSRDDEPSDRLPRPRLMADLLEQLMNAQNSLRPYIESYRALMVADKALPTGGGPGSVEESQRIVDGVSEGLHYISHACHALSDIIVDMGQQPPRNLRCRPIIIQQSAILQPGAPIQAHFSIHGQNAYNNNRNEENSDSANTTAQSELNETNTEENSQHQEPESGTQRQPESQQQQEQAQPPFGMGTIFNLPNDMVLMEVSPEGNFTTGSEQLQTGENNNNNNNNNGGRINSAADLIRNIMQAVAGHIVPAGITTTTITTPNLPTAGGQQTNSSHDGNTNAGQSTQARSNVDTHPTTATQTRSTSRQQAHSLNLGMNLDQGLEFDPFLPCNSHHVRRLPPATSHATTSTSQRVRPSQASATESQPQAQTATTSATTTSNTNSINTMASSSQASPFMRTLQQTLGEVMEGQQQATFGTNSNIEVLDLVRQMILFTRPSNDMAMETERDLYLFVLNDLFRRTVAEILEPLLSAFSQDSMNEGVFLLNLTKCVFQDMTLLDMRRLHHGQWKSISRQRVPLIVFLKNTFPDSSGEELPEQIINRALSEIRPKLQSLFATAEVNNGENGLRIDICATIEALLQRHIRHIVQLLFDNDINDITFAQETFNILQDLKKQLLAVLEHSIHGGLSEFVSMLARFGNERVEGLGSFIRPWSEEFFISANHNATQPPDSEILPLLIYEDVPSSQLSEVSSDSTQRSSQAQPEVEPMETEVVEEKTNFGNSLPDDNAGVPEAFPVLEALPSDWVPIIARDNVRQRRQLLTQGMTNGSVTTLSDAYLDTLPTKRRKLIEQQKPRLLVSTTPNHSAISASMERLVRESVKRAGVEEVDGAAVAVASDPSVRRAFGQAIRDCLNPRRYETPDFPDSLRFPNATKYFADQDRSPK from the exons ATGATTGAAGTAACAGTAAAGACTTTAGATTCTCAAAATCATGCCTTTACTTTGGAAGACGAC CAAATTACTGTGCGAGACTTTAAAGAACACATAGCAGAAGCTGTTTCAGTTCCGGCAGAAACACAAAGACTTATTTACTGTGGTAAAGTCCTTCGAAATGAGAAAAAGTTAAATGACTAtg ATGTTAATGGAAAAGTTATCCATTTGGTGCAACTGGCACCACCACAACCTGGTCAGAGAAGAAATGACGAAGGTCATGCTCAAACTCAAACTCATACAGCACAGGTTTTGCGTAACCCACGAAGTACACGTTATAGACTCGCTAGAACCCAAATGCATGGCAATGCTATGTATGTCGGAGCCATGTCAGTACCAGCAGAAATTATTGAGGGACCCG cATTACCAGTACCACAATTGAGTAACAGTTTATCGAATAGCCGTTTAGTTTTGGCAACAAGGATGCTGCAGCGTGCAAACGTACTTGTAGAAAGACTTGCAAATCCAAATATACCTCTTCACCCTCCATCTTCAGAAAGTAATCAATCATTTTCTCCCCAACAAGCTCAAACACAACAAGCAGAAACAGAACATTT TGCTAATAATAGCAGAGCAAGTGTTACCACAAGATTAACTGAAGCCACTGCAGCTGCAATTGCCGCAGCCTTGTCTGCAACTGGAGCAAACAATGTAACATTATTAAGAG caGGGAACAGTAGAGGTGGTATAGAGACAGTACTATTAAATGATAACAATGAGGACAATCAATCAGAATCACAACAGTCACAAGAACCCCAATCTGAACAACAGGGACCCACGTCACGTGATGACGAACCATCAGATAG GCTACCACGACCACGACTCATGGCAGATTTGTTAGAGCAATTAATGAATGCACAAAACAGTTTGCGCCCATATATTGAAAGTTACCGTGCACTTATGGTTGCTGATAAAGCATTACCTACAGGA GGAGGACCTGGAAGTGTTGAAGAAAGTCAGAGAATAGTTGATGGCGTCAGTGAAGGCCTGCACTACATATCCCATGCCTGTCACGCGTTGAGCGATATAATAGTTGACATGGGTCAGCAACCACCCAGGAATCTGAGATGTAGaccaattattatacaacagtCGGCTATTTTGCAGCCTGGTGCACCAATTCAG GCACATTTTAGTATACATGGTCAAAATGCGTATAATAATAACCGTAACGAGGAAAATAGTGATAGTGCAAACACGACTGCACAAtctgaattaaatgaaactaatactGAAGAAAACAGTCAACATCAAGAACCTGAAAGCGGGACTCAACGACAACCAGAGTCGCAACAGCAACAAGAACAAGCGCAACCTCCGTTTGGTATGG GTACAATCTTCAATTTGCCAAATGATATGGTATTAATGGAGGTTAGCCCCGAAGGTAATTTTACGACTGGAAGTGAACAATTGCAGACTggagaaaataataacaataacaataacaataatggtG GAAGAATAAACAGTGCCGCCGATTTGATTCGAAACATAATGCAGGCAGTTGCAGGCCATATTGTGCCAGCTGGTATtactaccaccaccatcacGACCCCAAATCTTCCAACAGCTGGAGGACAACAAACAAATTCATCTCATGATGGAAATACAAACGCTGGACAAAGTACACAAGCTCG aaGTAACGTAGATACTCATCCTACTACGGCGACACAAACTAGAAGTACATCGCGTCAACAAGCGCATTCTTTAAATCTTGGAATGAATTTGGACCAAGGTCTTGAATTTGATCCTTTCCTTCCTTGTAATTCTCACCACGTTCGGCGATTACCACCAGCAACATCCCATGCTACCACTTCTACATCACAAAGAGTTCGTCCTAGTCAAGCATCAGCAACTGAAAGTCAGCCTCAGGCGCAAACAG cAACAACTTCGGCAACCACAACTAGTAATACTAATTCTATAAATACCATGGCTTCATCATCACAAGCAAGTCCTTTTATGAGGACGTTGCAACAGACACTAGGAGAAGTTATGGAAGGTCAACAACAAGCCACATTTGGCACCAACAGCAATA TTGAAGTTCTTGATCTTGTGAGGCAGATGATTTTATTTACACGTCCAAGTAATGACATGGCAATGGAAACAGAGAG gGACCTTTATTTGTTTGTGTTAAACGACTTATTCCGTCGTACTGTAGCAGAGATTTTGGAACCTTTACTGTCGGCCTTTTCACAGGATTCCATGAACGAAGGAGTTTTCCTTCTCAACTTAACTAAATGTGTG TTTCAAGATATGACGCTTCTTGACATGAGAAGATTGCATCATGGACAATGGAAATCAATTTCTCGCCAAAGAGTGCCGCTAATAGTATTTCTGAAAAACACTTTCCCAGATTCTTCTGGAGAAGAACTTCCAGAGCAAATTATAAATCGTGCATTATCAGAAATAAGACCAAAATTGCAAAGTTTGTTCGCGACAGCAGAAGTTAATAATGGTGAAAATGGTTTGCGCATAGATATTTGTGCAACTATAGAAGCGTTGCTTCAACGCCATATCAGACATATTGTACAATTACTGTTTGATAATG ATATCAACGATATCACATTCGCACAAgaaacgtttaatattttacaagattTAAAGAAGCAGTTACTAGCAGTTCTCGAACATTCTATACACGGTGGTTTGTCAGAATTTGTGTCTATGCTCGCACGTTTCGGA aATGAAAGAGTGGAGGGTCTTGGGTCTTTTATAAGACCGTGGTCtgaagaattctttatttctgctAATCATAACGCGACACAACCTCCTGATTCAGAAATTTTGCCACTTTTAATATATGAAGATGTGCCTTCTTCTCAACTGTCAGAAGTGTCCTCAGATTCAACGCAGCGATCAAGTCAAGCACAGCCTGAAGTAGAG CCTATGGAGACCGAAGTTGtagaagaaaaaacaaattttgGAAATTCGTTACCAGATGATAATGCTGGAGTTCCAGAAGCGTTTCCAGTTCTTGAAGCGCTACCCTCA GATTGGGTACCAATAATTGCCCGAGATAACGTGAGACAACGTCGTCAATTATTAACACAGGGAATGACAAATGGAAGTGTAACAACACTCAGTGATGCCTATTTAGATACGCTTCCCACTAAACGTCGTAAACTAATTGAACAACAAAAACCACGGTTATTAGTCAGTACTACACCTAATCATTCAGCAATATCAGCGTCCATGGAACGCTTAGTCAGAGAAAGTGTCAAGCGTGCTGGCGTAGAGGAAGTTGATGGTGCTGCAGTTGCGGTTGCCAGTGATCCTAGCGTTAGACGTGCATTCGGTCAAGCAATTAGAGACTGCTTGAATCCACGGAGGTATGAAACACCAGACTTTCCAGATTCTTTACGTTTTCCTAATGCTACTAAATATTTCGCGGATCAAGATAGATCAcctaagtaa
- the LOC143174990 gene encoding uncharacterized protein LOC143174990 isoform X2 codes for MIEVTVKTLDSQNHAFTLEDDQITVRDFKEHIAEAVSVPAETQRLIYCGKVLRNEKKLNDYDVNGKVIHLVQLAPPQPGQRRNDEGHAQTQTHTAQVLRNPRSTRYRLARTQMHGNAMYVGAMSVPAEIIEGPALPVPQLSNSLSNSRLVLATRMLQRANVLVERLANPNIPLHPPSSESNQSFSPQQAQTQQAETEHFANNSRASVTTRLTEATAAAIAAALSATGANNVTLLRGNSRGGIETVLLNDNNEDNQSESQQSQEPQSEQQGPTSRDDEPSDRLPRPRLMADLLEQLMNAQNSLRPYIESYRALMVADKALPTGGGPGSVEESQRIVDGVSEGLHYISHACHALSDIIVDMGQQPPRNLRCRPIIIQQSAILQPGAPIQVEAHFSIHGQNAYNNNRNEENSDSANTTAQSELNETNTEENSQHQEPESGTQRQPESQQQQEQAQPPFGMGTIFNLPNDMVLMEVSPEGNFTTGSEQLQTGENNNNNNNNNGGRINSAADLIRNIMQAVAGHIVPAGITTTTITTPNLPTAGGQQTNSSHDGNTNAGQSTQARSNVDTHPTTATQTRSTSRQQAHSLNLGMNLDQGLEFDPFLPCNSHHVRRLPPATSHATTSTSQRVRPSQASATESQPQAQTATTSATTTSNTNSINTMASSSQASPFMRTLQQTLGEVMEGQQQATFGTNSNIEVLDLVRQMILFTRPSNDMAMETERDLYLFVLNDLFRRTVAEILEPLLSAFSQDSMNEGVFLLNLTKCVFQDMTLLDMRRLHHGQWKSISRQRVPLIVFLKNTFPDSSGEELPEQIINRALSEIRPKLQSLFATAEVNNGENGLRIDICATIEALLQRHIRHIVQLLFDNDINDITFAQETFNILQDLKKQLLAVLEHSIHGGLSEFVSMLARFGNERVEGLGSFIRPWSEEFFISANHNATQPPDSEILPLLIYEDVPSSQLSEVSSDSTQRSSQAQPEVEPMETEVVEEKTNFGNSLPDDNAGVPEAFPVLEALPSDWVPIIARDNVRQRRQLLTQGMTNGSVTTLSDAYLDTLPTKRRKLIEQQKPRLLVSTTPNHSAISASMERLVRESVKRAGVEEVDGAAVAVASDPSVRRAFGQAIRDCLNPRRYETPDFPDSLRFPNATKYFADQDRSPK; via the exons ATGATTGAAGTAACAGTAAAGACTTTAGATTCTCAAAATCATGCCTTTACTTTGGAAGACGAC CAAATTACTGTGCGAGACTTTAAAGAACACATAGCAGAAGCTGTTTCAGTTCCGGCAGAAACACAAAGACTTATTTACTGTGGTAAAGTCCTTCGAAATGAGAAAAAGTTAAATGACTAtg ATGTTAATGGAAAAGTTATCCATTTGGTGCAACTGGCACCACCACAACCTGGTCAGAGAAGAAATGACGAAGGTCATGCTCAAACTCAAACTCATACAGCACAGGTTTTGCGTAACCCACGAAGTACACGTTATAGACTCGCTAGAACCCAAATGCATGGCAATGCTATGTATGTCGGAGCCATGTCAGTACCAGCAGAAATTATTGAGGGACCCG cATTACCAGTACCACAATTGAGTAACAGTTTATCGAATAGCCGTTTAGTTTTGGCAACAAGGATGCTGCAGCGTGCAAACGTACTTGTAGAAAGACTTGCAAATCCAAATATACCTCTTCACCCTCCATCTTCAGAAAGTAATCAATCATTTTCTCCCCAACAAGCTCAAACACAACAAGCAGAAACAGAACATTT TGCTAATAATAGCAGAGCAAGTGTTACCACAAGATTAACTGAAGCCACTGCAGCTGCAATTGCCGCAGCCTTGTCTGCAACTGGAGCAAACAATGTAACATTATTAAGAG GGAACAGTAGAGGTGGTATAGAGACAGTACTATTAAATGATAACAATGAGGACAATCAATCAGAATCACAACAGTCACAAGAACCCCAATCTGAACAACAGGGACCCACGTCACGTGATGACGAACCATCAGATAG GCTACCACGACCACGACTCATGGCAGATTTGTTAGAGCAATTAATGAATGCACAAAACAGTTTGCGCCCATATATTGAAAGTTACCGTGCACTTATGGTTGCTGATAAAGCATTACCTACAGGA GGAGGACCTGGAAGTGTTGAAGAAAGTCAGAGAATAGTTGATGGCGTCAGTGAAGGCCTGCACTACATATCCCATGCCTGTCACGCGTTGAGCGATATAATAGTTGACATGGGTCAGCAACCACCCAGGAATCTGAGATGTAGaccaattattatacaacagtCGGCTATTTTGCAGCCTGGTGCACCAATTCAGGTAGAG GCACATTTTAGTATACATGGTCAAAATGCGTATAATAATAACCGTAACGAGGAAAATAGTGATAGTGCAAACACGACTGCACAAtctgaattaaatgaaactaatactGAAGAAAACAGTCAACATCAAGAACCTGAAAGCGGGACTCAACGACAACCAGAGTCGCAACAGCAACAAGAACAAGCGCAACCTCCGTTTGGTATGG GTACAATCTTCAATTTGCCAAATGATATGGTATTAATGGAGGTTAGCCCCGAAGGTAATTTTACGACTGGAAGTGAACAATTGCAGACTggagaaaataataacaataacaataacaataatggtG GAAGAATAAACAGTGCCGCCGATTTGATTCGAAACATAATGCAGGCAGTTGCAGGCCATATTGTGCCAGCTGGTATtactaccaccaccatcacGACCCCAAATCTTCCAACAGCTGGAGGACAACAAACAAATTCATCTCATGATGGAAATACAAACGCTGGACAAAGTACACAAGCTCG aaGTAACGTAGATACTCATCCTACTACGGCGACACAAACTAGAAGTACATCGCGTCAACAAGCGCATTCTTTAAATCTTGGAATGAATTTGGACCAAGGTCTTGAATTTGATCCTTTCCTTCCTTGTAATTCTCACCACGTTCGGCGATTACCACCAGCAACATCCCATGCTACCACTTCTACATCACAAAGAGTTCGTCCTAGTCAAGCATCAGCAACTGAAAGTCAGCCTCAGGCGCAAACAG cAACAACTTCGGCAACCACAACTAGTAATACTAATTCTATAAATACCATGGCTTCATCATCACAAGCAAGTCCTTTTATGAGGACGTTGCAACAGACACTAGGAGAAGTTATGGAAGGTCAACAACAAGCCACATTTGGCACCAACAGCAATA TTGAAGTTCTTGATCTTGTGAGGCAGATGATTTTATTTACACGTCCAAGTAATGACATGGCAATGGAAACAGAGAG gGACCTTTATTTGTTTGTGTTAAACGACTTATTCCGTCGTACTGTAGCAGAGATTTTGGAACCTTTACTGTCGGCCTTTTCACAGGATTCCATGAACGAAGGAGTTTTCCTTCTCAACTTAACTAAATGTGTG TTTCAAGATATGACGCTTCTTGACATGAGAAGATTGCATCATGGACAATGGAAATCAATTTCTCGCCAAAGAGTGCCGCTAATAGTATTTCTGAAAAACACTTTCCCAGATTCTTCTGGAGAAGAACTTCCAGAGCAAATTATAAATCGTGCATTATCAGAAATAAGACCAAAATTGCAAAGTTTGTTCGCGACAGCAGAAGTTAATAATGGTGAAAATGGTTTGCGCATAGATATTTGTGCAACTATAGAAGCGTTGCTTCAACGCCATATCAGACATATTGTACAATTACTGTTTGATAATG ATATCAACGATATCACATTCGCACAAgaaacgtttaatattttacaagattTAAAGAAGCAGTTACTAGCAGTTCTCGAACATTCTATACACGGTGGTTTGTCAGAATTTGTGTCTATGCTCGCACGTTTCGGA aATGAAAGAGTGGAGGGTCTTGGGTCTTTTATAAGACCGTGGTCtgaagaattctttatttctgctAATCATAACGCGACACAACCTCCTGATTCAGAAATTTTGCCACTTTTAATATATGAAGATGTGCCTTCTTCTCAACTGTCAGAAGTGTCCTCAGATTCAACGCAGCGATCAAGTCAAGCACAGCCTGAAGTAGAG CCTATGGAGACCGAAGTTGtagaagaaaaaacaaattttgGAAATTCGTTACCAGATGATAATGCTGGAGTTCCAGAAGCGTTTCCAGTTCTTGAAGCGCTACCCTCA GATTGGGTACCAATAATTGCCCGAGATAACGTGAGACAACGTCGTCAATTATTAACACAGGGAATGACAAATGGAAGTGTAACAACACTCAGTGATGCCTATTTAGATACGCTTCCCACTAAACGTCGTAAACTAATTGAACAACAAAAACCACGGTTATTAGTCAGTACTACACCTAATCATTCAGCAATATCAGCGTCCATGGAACGCTTAGTCAGAGAAAGTGTCAAGCGTGCTGGCGTAGAGGAAGTTGATGGTGCTGCAGTTGCGGTTGCCAGTGATCCTAGCGTTAGACGTGCATTCGGTCAAGCAATTAGAGACTGCTTGAATCCACGGAGGTATGAAACACCAGACTTTCCAGATTCTTTACGTTTTCCTAATGCTACTAAATATTTCGCGGATCAAGATAGATCAcctaagtaa
- the LOC143174990 gene encoding uncharacterized protein LOC143174990 isoform X1, with the protein MIEVTVKTLDSQNHAFTLEDDQITVRDFKEHIAEAVSVPAETQRLIYCGKVLRNEKKLNDYDVNGKVIHLVQLAPPQPGQRRNDEGHAQTQTHTAQVLRNPRSTRYRLARTQMHGNAMYVGAMSVPAEIIEGPALPVPQLSNSLSNSRLVLATRMLQRANVLVERLANPNIPLHPPSSESNQSFSPQQAQTQQAETEHFANNSRASVTTRLTEATAAAIAAALSATGANNVTLLRAGNSRGGIETVLLNDNNEDNQSESQQSQEPQSEQQGPTSRDDEPSDRLPRPRLMADLLEQLMNAQNSLRPYIESYRALMVADKALPTGGGPGSVEESQRIVDGVSEGLHYISHACHALSDIIVDMGQQPPRNLRCRPIIIQQSAILQPGAPIQVEAHFSIHGQNAYNNNRNEENSDSANTTAQSELNETNTEENSQHQEPESGTQRQPESQQQQEQAQPPFGMGTIFNLPNDMVLMEVSPEGNFTTGSEQLQTGENNNNNNNNNGGRINSAADLIRNIMQAVAGHIVPAGITTTTITTPNLPTAGGQQTNSSHDGNTNAGQSTQARSNVDTHPTTATQTRSTSRQQAHSLNLGMNLDQGLEFDPFLPCNSHHVRRLPPATSHATTSTSQRVRPSQASATESQPQAQTATTSATTTSNTNSINTMASSSQASPFMRTLQQTLGEVMEGQQQATFGTNSNIEVLDLVRQMILFTRPSNDMAMETERDLYLFVLNDLFRRTVAEILEPLLSAFSQDSMNEGVFLLNLTKCVFQDMTLLDMRRLHHGQWKSISRQRVPLIVFLKNTFPDSSGEELPEQIINRALSEIRPKLQSLFATAEVNNGENGLRIDICATIEALLQRHIRHIVQLLFDNDINDITFAQETFNILQDLKKQLLAVLEHSIHGGLSEFVSMLARFGNERVEGLGSFIRPWSEEFFISANHNATQPPDSEILPLLIYEDVPSSQLSEVSSDSTQRSSQAQPEVEPMETEVVEEKTNFGNSLPDDNAGVPEAFPVLEALPSDWVPIIARDNVRQRRQLLTQGMTNGSVTTLSDAYLDTLPTKRRKLIEQQKPRLLVSTTPNHSAISASMERLVRESVKRAGVEEVDGAAVAVASDPSVRRAFGQAIRDCLNPRRYETPDFPDSLRFPNATKYFADQDRSPK; encoded by the exons ATGATTGAAGTAACAGTAAAGACTTTAGATTCTCAAAATCATGCCTTTACTTTGGAAGACGAC CAAATTACTGTGCGAGACTTTAAAGAACACATAGCAGAAGCTGTTTCAGTTCCGGCAGAAACACAAAGACTTATTTACTGTGGTAAAGTCCTTCGAAATGAGAAAAAGTTAAATGACTAtg ATGTTAATGGAAAAGTTATCCATTTGGTGCAACTGGCACCACCACAACCTGGTCAGAGAAGAAATGACGAAGGTCATGCTCAAACTCAAACTCATACAGCACAGGTTTTGCGTAACCCACGAAGTACACGTTATAGACTCGCTAGAACCCAAATGCATGGCAATGCTATGTATGTCGGAGCCATGTCAGTACCAGCAGAAATTATTGAGGGACCCG cATTACCAGTACCACAATTGAGTAACAGTTTATCGAATAGCCGTTTAGTTTTGGCAACAAGGATGCTGCAGCGTGCAAACGTACTTGTAGAAAGACTTGCAAATCCAAATATACCTCTTCACCCTCCATCTTCAGAAAGTAATCAATCATTTTCTCCCCAACAAGCTCAAACACAACAAGCAGAAACAGAACATTT TGCTAATAATAGCAGAGCAAGTGTTACCACAAGATTAACTGAAGCCACTGCAGCTGCAATTGCCGCAGCCTTGTCTGCAACTGGAGCAAACAATGTAACATTATTAAGAG caGGGAACAGTAGAGGTGGTATAGAGACAGTACTATTAAATGATAACAATGAGGACAATCAATCAGAATCACAACAGTCACAAGAACCCCAATCTGAACAACAGGGACCCACGTCACGTGATGACGAACCATCAGATAG GCTACCACGACCACGACTCATGGCAGATTTGTTAGAGCAATTAATGAATGCACAAAACAGTTTGCGCCCATATATTGAAAGTTACCGTGCACTTATGGTTGCTGATAAAGCATTACCTACAGGA GGAGGACCTGGAAGTGTTGAAGAAAGTCAGAGAATAGTTGATGGCGTCAGTGAAGGCCTGCACTACATATCCCATGCCTGTCACGCGTTGAGCGATATAATAGTTGACATGGGTCAGCAACCACCCAGGAATCTGAGATGTAGaccaattattatacaacagtCGGCTATTTTGCAGCCTGGTGCACCAATTCAGGTAGAG GCACATTTTAGTATACATGGTCAAAATGCGTATAATAATAACCGTAACGAGGAAAATAGTGATAGTGCAAACACGACTGCACAAtctgaattaaatgaaactaatactGAAGAAAACAGTCAACATCAAGAACCTGAAAGCGGGACTCAACGACAACCAGAGTCGCAACAGCAACAAGAACAAGCGCAACCTCCGTTTGGTATGG GTACAATCTTCAATTTGCCAAATGATATGGTATTAATGGAGGTTAGCCCCGAAGGTAATTTTACGACTGGAAGTGAACAATTGCAGACTggagaaaataataacaataacaataacaataatggtG GAAGAATAAACAGTGCCGCCGATTTGATTCGAAACATAATGCAGGCAGTTGCAGGCCATATTGTGCCAGCTGGTATtactaccaccaccatcacGACCCCAAATCTTCCAACAGCTGGAGGACAACAAACAAATTCATCTCATGATGGAAATACAAACGCTGGACAAAGTACACAAGCTCG aaGTAACGTAGATACTCATCCTACTACGGCGACACAAACTAGAAGTACATCGCGTCAACAAGCGCATTCTTTAAATCTTGGAATGAATTTGGACCAAGGTCTTGAATTTGATCCTTTCCTTCCTTGTAATTCTCACCACGTTCGGCGATTACCACCAGCAACATCCCATGCTACCACTTCTACATCACAAAGAGTTCGTCCTAGTCAAGCATCAGCAACTGAAAGTCAGCCTCAGGCGCAAACAG cAACAACTTCGGCAACCACAACTAGTAATACTAATTCTATAAATACCATGGCTTCATCATCACAAGCAAGTCCTTTTATGAGGACGTTGCAACAGACACTAGGAGAAGTTATGGAAGGTCAACAACAAGCCACATTTGGCACCAACAGCAATA TTGAAGTTCTTGATCTTGTGAGGCAGATGATTTTATTTACACGTCCAAGTAATGACATGGCAATGGAAACAGAGAG gGACCTTTATTTGTTTGTGTTAAACGACTTATTCCGTCGTACTGTAGCAGAGATTTTGGAACCTTTACTGTCGGCCTTTTCACAGGATTCCATGAACGAAGGAGTTTTCCTTCTCAACTTAACTAAATGTGTG TTTCAAGATATGACGCTTCTTGACATGAGAAGATTGCATCATGGACAATGGAAATCAATTTCTCGCCAAAGAGTGCCGCTAATAGTATTTCTGAAAAACACTTTCCCAGATTCTTCTGGAGAAGAACTTCCAGAGCAAATTATAAATCGTGCATTATCAGAAATAAGACCAAAATTGCAAAGTTTGTTCGCGACAGCAGAAGTTAATAATGGTGAAAATGGTTTGCGCATAGATATTTGTGCAACTATAGAAGCGTTGCTTCAACGCCATATCAGACATATTGTACAATTACTGTTTGATAATG ATATCAACGATATCACATTCGCACAAgaaacgtttaatattttacaagattTAAAGAAGCAGTTACTAGCAGTTCTCGAACATTCTATACACGGTGGTTTGTCAGAATTTGTGTCTATGCTCGCACGTTTCGGA aATGAAAGAGTGGAGGGTCTTGGGTCTTTTATAAGACCGTGGTCtgaagaattctttatttctgctAATCATAACGCGACACAACCTCCTGATTCAGAAATTTTGCCACTTTTAATATATGAAGATGTGCCTTCTTCTCAACTGTCAGAAGTGTCCTCAGATTCAACGCAGCGATCAAGTCAAGCACAGCCTGAAGTAGAG CCTATGGAGACCGAAGTTGtagaagaaaaaacaaattttgGAAATTCGTTACCAGATGATAATGCTGGAGTTCCAGAAGCGTTTCCAGTTCTTGAAGCGCTACCCTCA GATTGGGTACCAATAATTGCCCGAGATAACGTGAGACAACGTCGTCAATTATTAACACAGGGAATGACAAATGGAAGTGTAACAACACTCAGTGATGCCTATTTAGATACGCTTCCCACTAAACGTCGTAAACTAATTGAACAACAAAAACCACGGTTATTAGTCAGTACTACACCTAATCATTCAGCAATATCAGCGTCCATGGAACGCTTAGTCAGAGAAAGTGTCAAGCGTGCTGGCGTAGAGGAAGTTGATGGTGCTGCAGTTGCGGTTGCCAGTGATCCTAGCGTTAGACGTGCATTCGGTCAAGCAATTAGAGACTGCTTGAATCCACGGAGGTATGAAACACCAGACTTTCCAGATTCTTTACGTTTTCCTAATGCTACTAAATATTTCGCGGATCAAGATAGATCAcctaagtaa